The genomic segment CCAACGGCGTTGACGCCGCCCCGGTGGACGCGGACGACGTTTACACGAAGTACGAGGCGAGCGCCAGCGAGTGGTTCCAGATCGCACACTGAGGCGCGAACTGCTCCTGTCGGTAGCGGTCGAGCGTGCTTTGCACGCGAGGCCCGACGGCCAGAACCCACTGCGGTTCTGCGCGGGCCAAGCCAGCGAACCCACCAGCGGAGCAACCGCGATCGACAATGCCCGAACGGGGCGGTCGAGCGGGTCATGCTGACAGGCAACCGCGACTTCAAAGCCGATCTGAAAAAATCCGCTGCGCCGCGAAATCGAGCCCCGCTATCGATTCAACCCATGTCGAGCGGCACACCCACAGCCCAACCGACGGACCGGTCCGCGGGCGCGAGACCAAATCGCGCACTAAATGAATCTCGTGTGGGCATACCACAACGAGAGCCCCGATGAGTAGCACCTCGTTCGACGCAACGCGTGCGCGCGTGCCCGAAGACACGCCGCTGTTTCCGCCTCGGGTGCCGCCCGTGTTCGCGTCGGGGGGCCCCGTGCCCGGGCTGTCGAGCTGGCTCCTCGAACGCAAACTCGGCGGCGGCGGGTTCGGCGAAGTGTGGCTCGCGAAGCACGCGTGGGACCCCGAGCTGAGGCCGCGGGCCGTCAAGTTCTGTACCGACCCGGCCGCCCGGCACCGGCTCGTGACACACGAAAAGAACGTCGTCCTTCGGGTCATGAAGTACGCGGGCAAGCACCCCAACATCATCCCCCTGCTCGACTGCAACCTGGAGGGTGACGCGCCCTGGCTCATGTACGAGTTCGTCGAGGGCGGCACGCTGGCCGGTGCCGTCGGGCAGTGGCGCAAGTTGCCCCCGCACAAGCGGATCGACCTCGCGGTTCCCGCCCTCCACGCCATCGCCGGCGCGCTCGGAGCGGTCCACCGGTTCGACCCGCCGCTCGTCCACCGCGACATGAAGCCCCACAACATCCTCATGGCCGGTTCGGTCCCGCGGATCACCGACTTCGGCATCGGCGGTCTGGCCCTCCGACCGGCGGAAGGGACCGTCCCGGAGTCCGCGACCGAAGGTGCGGCACGGTTACCGGACGAACTTCGCACGGCCGGCACCCGAATTTACGCCCCGCCCGAACAGCTCTTCGGAAACGCGCCCAGCCCCCGCGACGATGTGTACGCCCTCGGGATCATCGCGTACCAGTTGTTCACCGGCGACCTGACGACCGCCCCGGGTCCGGATACCGATTACGAGCTGCGCCGGCTCCGGGTGCCCGGGGAACTGGTCACACTCGTGATGATGAGCGCCGCCATCAACCCCGACCGGCGCCCGGCGGACGCGGGTGTCTGGGCGGACGTACTCGAAGCCTTTCTTAGAAAAACGCACAGAGACACGGACCCAACAACCTCCCGCGTGCCCACTGTCACCGTGCCCGCGCTCGCCGAACCGGTATCCTCACGCTCTGAACCGCTCCCCGCACGCACCGAACCCGCGCCGGCCGAGACGGTCCCGCACCATCCGTCCCCGCCCCGGATCAAAGCTCACTGGGGAGTGTGGGACGGGTCGCAATCGGTACGGCGCAAGAACACTCAGACGTCGGCGGCGTGGGTGCTGATCGCGAGCCTGCTGATCGTGATCGGTCTGTTTGCAACCTTCCTGGTCCTCATGTCTCGTCCGGCCGGATAGCGTTGGGGGCCTGCTGGGGCCGAAGCCGGCGGCACGCGCGAGCTTCCCACTCCCGGACGGAACCGCAATACCGCCCGGCTCGGGGACGAGGCCGAGAAGCGGCGCGGGCGGTTTCGAACGCCGACGCGCGGCCCCTCATCTCAGAACGCCGCCCGCGTTTGGCGCTCAATCGGGAAACACCCAGCCGACCACCACGAGCGAGGCAACCAGTGCCAGCACGATCAGAAGGAGCACCCACTACGGCGGCGGCCCTGTGGCGCCGTACCGGGAGGGCCCCTCTTCCTTGGGCGAGTCGTCGATCGGGACGGGGTTGGAGAGGCCGAACACCACCACGATCGCGCCGATGATGCCGATGGCCACGAACTTCATGCACACGGGGACACATGCGAGTAGCGGAGTCACCGGAGCTCAGTTACGGGGGCGGACTTGATACTCGCAGCGACGGGCGGAACAGGCTGGCGGTGAAATGAACCTGCCGCGCTTTCCCGGTACGGTCCGGCCGGGGCGGTGACGCCTCAATTTCATTCGGCGCGTGCATTCGCCGGATGGTGAGTTTGTATTCTTAGGGGGAGCCGCCACCGTTCTCCGAGACCGCCCGATGCCCACTGTTCCCTGTCCCGGCTGCGCACAACCCGTTGCCATCCCCGATCCGCCCACCGCCTCGGCCTATTCTTGTCCGCATTGCCGCACCCGCGTCCCGTCTGCACCGACCCCGCCCAAACCCAAGCCCAAGCCGAAACCGGCCGCGTTCGAGTTCGATACCGACGATGAAGTGGACGAGCCGGATGTCCCGCGCTCGCACCGGAGGCGTCGTCCGCAGGGCAACCTCATCGGCGACTTCCTGACCTTCCGCTTGATGGTGACGCCGGTCGTTATTCAAATCGTGTTCTGGATCGGCGTCCTCGCCTGTCTCGGGTTCGGTATCAGCTTGATCGCGGCGGGACTTAACACGAACGACGAACTGCGGAAAAAGATATCCGTCTATGTGATCGCCTTCGGCGTCCTCGTCATGATTGCGGGACCGGTGGTCGTTCGAATCTACTGTGAGCTTCTGATCATCTTCTTCAAGATCCACGACGAACTGAAAGTTGCGAACGACCGCCAACGATACCGCTCATAACTTGGCGGTGCCGGGCCGATTCGTCCCCGAGCGGAACTGGGCTGTGGTCCCGGTGGAACTCGACCCGCTCTAGGGCGAACGTCGCGGGTGGCTGCCCCGGAGGGGCTTGGAAAACGTGTCCGCGCAAAGGATAAAGCTTAATCAAGCCGGGTCCGCCTGCATCGCTGCCAGTTCGTTGCCGCTCGGGTCGCGGAAGTGAAAGCGCCGGCCGCCGGGGAAACTGAATATGGCTTTGGTGACCGGCGCACCGGCCGCGGTGACGGCGGCGAGCGTCGCCTCCAGATCGTTCACATCGATCACCGGCAGGGGGGCCAGGGTCACCTCCGCCTGGTCCGCCTGCAAACCGATGTCCACGTCCCCGGTCAGGGTACACGCGTAGGTGGGTCCGAAACCCGTCATCTTCATGCCAAAAACCTGCTCAAAAAACACCTGACTCGAGGCAAGGTCGCGTGTGGGGAGTTCGATGAAATTGGGTCGCGCCACGACGGGCTCCGGTGATGGGGGGCCGAACAGAGGATCTCACCACTGGCATGATGCTATCGATTTGTTTCACACACGCCCCGTTAGCGGTGTCCCTTTTATTCGGGAGGGCGAGGCCGAGCCAACGGGTCCGCCAACTGGCCGCACCTGTCCATCAGACCAGAGCCAACAGCCCCCGTCTGGCAACACAGCCACTCACCCGCGCGGACTCACCTCAACTACCTCTATCGGTGCCGCCGGGTACGGCCGAGACCACCGAAGGTTGATCTCTCGAAGATCGTTTACTGGGGCGGGCGGACGTTTCGCTTCCGGATCACGCGGTGGGCGTATGTTCCTCGGACCCGGCGCCGAGGTTTCCGCCCGAACGCGTCCGGTCCCGGAAGGGTCAATCTTCCGGTCGCCAGAAGACAGTCAATGTTGGCAGCGAAGAGGAAGTAGACGGTGATCAGTTTTTGCCAGACTCCGTAGCTGCGGGCCATCGTCGCGAGGAGCAAGAGGGGCGGCACGGCCAGGTGTACGAGCAGCCCGGGACTCGAGACCCAATAAAGGTATGAGCCCGTCTGCCATTCGGAAGGCCTTGCACTGATTCGAGCGATTTTGTACTCAAGGCGTTCGGACCAATCTCGTTCTTCTCGATACAAGGCCAGCGGTGGAAGATCAGGACGTCGAACAGTTCCTGCACTCCCTCACGCGCGCGGTGCCGCTCCGGTTCGTGCGGCGCGAGGGCGGCCAGGTGTTGCTGTTGGGGGCGAAAGAGGTGCCACTCAACCTTCTGGTCGAACTCGCTCAGAAGTGGCTCGACTCCGCGCCGAACGGGGTCCGTCAGGCGGATGCGGCTCGCACACTGGCCCGAGCCGCCTACAAGCGGGTGTGGCAAACGCCCGAGCAGCACTGGCCTCCTTCATGAAGTGAGTGGGCCGGCACGGGCCGAAATCGGGCCTGTGGGTCGATCTACCGAGGCGTTTGTCACGCAGAGATTTCCCCGCCGCTGGATTTCGGAGGGAGGAGGAGAGCCGACTCAGGTAAACCCCGCCTGCCGAACGCATAAGGGCGCGCCATTATCTGGTGCGGCGGCCGATATGGCCGCAAGCCCTTCAGCAGCGAAAACGGCTTGAGAGCCTGGAAAAGAAGTGATTTGCAAAGAATTCAAAGAGGCGAACTAATCAATAAAAGAGCCACCTGTGAGATTCGAACTCACGACCCCCGCTTTACGAAAGCGGTGCACTACCACTGTGCTAAGGTGGCCTAAAGTCAGAATTTCAGCCCCGCGTCACTTCATCGCGTTCGACGATCTGTATTTTACTACCAGTACACCAGTTGGGGAGTCAATTTTGCTCTCGGCGGGTCGCCACTGCTCACCGCGATACTACCTACTCCCGTTTCCGAGTAAAGTGACGCCAGTTTCAGCTTAGTGGTTCGCGCGCGTCTCGAAAAGCCCCCGGTCGGCCAAAGAAGCCCGACCCCGAACACTGTACACATCGTCCGACGGTGAAGCGCCCACGCTTCCTCGAAGCGCGAGCCCTCGCCGGGCCGCCGGTAGGCATTCGCCTTCGAGGATGTCGCAGCTCCGGAAGCAGTTGATCGAGACGCCTTTGTGTCACGCCCGCACAATCTTCTCCCGCCCGACGGTAACGGCCTTCGTTGCGTTGCGGGTGTCGATGACCAATCGGCTGTGCTTCACGATGAAGGCGTAGTCGTAGGCGGTGTGGTCGGTGGCGATTAGCACGCAGTCCTGGGCCGCGAGGTACTCGGGCGTCAGCGGCTGACTCTGCATCGGCTCCAGGTGCGGCCAGTGCCGCATCCGCGGCAGCGACGGGATGTGCGGGTCGTTGTAGCTGACCGTCGCCCCCTTCTTCAGCAGGTGGTCCATCAGCTCGAAACTCGGCGACTCACGCGGGTCGTCCACGTCCTTCTTGTACGCCATGCCCAGAACCGCGACCCGGCTCCCGCGGACCGCTTTACCGGCGTCGTTGAGCGCGTCGCCCACCTTCGTGATGACGTACATCGGCATCGCGGTGTTCACCTCGCCCGCCAGTTCGATGAACCGCGTCGTCATGCCGTAGTGCTTCGCGATCCACGACAGGTAAAACGGGTCGAGCGGGATGCAGTGCCCGCCGAGCCCCGGACCGGGGTAGAACGCCTGGAACCCGAACGGCTTGGTCTTCGCGGCGTCGATCACCTCCCACACGTCGATGCCCATCCGGTCGTAGAGCACCTTCATCTCGTTCACCAGCGCGATGTTGATCGCCCGGTACGTGTTCTCCAGGATCTTGCACGCTTCAGCGACTTCCGGCGTCGAGACGCGGACCACTTTGGGCACGATCGCCGAGTACAGGGCGCAGGCGACGTCGCCGCTGCCGGCGTCGAGGCCGCCCACCACCTTCGGGATGTGGCTGACGGAGTGCGTCGGGTTGCCGGGGTCCTCCCGCTCCGGGCTGAACGCCACGAAGAAGTCCGTCCCGGCGCTGAGGCCCGTGCGTTCCAGAACGGGCAGCATGACGCCGCGCGTGGTGCTGGGGTACGTGGTGCTCTCCAGAATGACGAGTTGGCCCCGCCGCAGGCGCCCGGCGATCGCGTTCGCCGAGTTGACGACATAGGTGAGGTCCGGCTCGCGGGCCTCGGTGAGCGGCGTGGGCACGCAGATGAGGATCGCGTCCGGCTCGTTCAGCCGCGCGAAACGATCGGTCGCCTCGAACCCGGCCGCCCGCATCCCGGCGACGGTCTCGTCCGGGATCTGCTTGATGAACGACTTACCGGCGTTCAGCTTCTCGACCTTGGCCGTGTCGATATCGAAGCCCAGAACGCGGAACCCGGCGGTCGCGAAGGCCCGTGCCAGCGGCAGGCCGACGTACCCGAGGCCGATGATCCCGACCGTGGCCGTTTTGTTCTGGACGCGCGCGAGTAGAGCGGCGAGTGTAGCCGACATGCGTTCCCCATCCGTCCGTGAACCGGGCGTGAATACTTCCCCCGGCTAAATGGTCGCGAAACGGGGTGGGGGGTGTCAAGCCGAAGTGTGATCGGATTGCCAAACCCGTCGGGTCGGGGTGAATCCGGCCCGACGGCGGTCGCGAACTGTCTGGGCTGATCGCTGTTCTATTCCCCCCCGACCCACGAGGTCCCGATGAACCCGGCTCGCACACTTGTCGTCGCCCTGCTCCTCGGCTCGAGCGCAGCGGCCGCGGAGCCGGCCGTATGGCCGCAGTGGCGCGGCCCGACCCGCGACGGCGCCGTGACCGGTTCCGCGTGGCCGGAGACGCTGGAAGGCGACGCGCTGAAACCGATCTGGCGGATCGAAAAGCTCGGGCCGAGCTACTCCGGGCCGATCGTCACCCGGGACCGCGTGTTCACCACTCAGACCGTGGACAAGAAGACCGAGGTGGTCTCCGCGCACGACCGGAAGACCGGAAAAGAGTTGTGGAAAACCAGTTGGGACGGCTCGATCACCGTTCCGTTCTTCGCGGCCAAGAACGGGAGCTGGATCCGCTCGACCCCCGCGTTCGACGGGAAGGTCCTGTTCGTTGCGGGCATCAAGGATCTGCTCGTCGCCCTCGACGGCGATACCGGGAAGGAGCTTTGGCGGCTCGACTTCGTTCAGGAGTTCGGCACGCCGCCGCCGGACTTCGGGTTCGTCTGCTCGCCCCTGGTCGATGACACCGGCGTCTACGTTCAAGCCGGCGGCTCGTTTGTGAAGGTGGACAAGAAGACCGGAAAGGTGCTCTGGCGGGCGCTCAAGGACGGCGGCGGGACGATGGGGTCGGCGTTCTCTTCGCCGGTGTTAGCCCGGATCGCCGGGACCGATCAGGTCGTGGTGCAGACGCGGACGAAGCTCGCCGGCGTGGACCGCGGCACCGGCAAAGAACTATGGACCAAGGAGATCCCGTCGTTCCGCGGGATGAACATCCTCACGCCCGTGCCCGTCGGCGACGACGGCATTTTTACCAGCACGTATGGGGGCAACACGCGGCTGCTGAGGGTGACGAGCGAGGGGGGCAAGTACGACACGCGGGACGCCTGGGGGCTGAAGTACGAGGGCAACATGACCACGCCGGTCGTGGTCGCCGACCACGCCTACGTACTGGGAAAGGATAAGCGGCTCGTGTGTGTGAACCTGAAGACGGGGAAAGAAGCATGGGGGACCGACGAGCGGTTCGGGGACTACTGGAGCATGGTCGCGAACGGGGACAAGATCCTCGCGCTCGACAGCCGCGGGCTGCTGTACCTGCTGAAAGCCGACGCGAAGGAATTCGACCTGATCGGGAAGCGTAAGGTGTCCGATTCCGAGACGTGGGCGCACCTCGCGGTGTGCGGCGACGAGATCTTTATCCGTGACTTGAACGGGCTGACGGCCTGGCGCTGGTCCGGGAAGTGATCTGATCAGGGGTTGTCATCGCGCCCGGCGCGACGCTCGGGTCCGAAGAAAGGCAACCCACCCCCAACCCCTCCTTGAAGGGAGGGGAGCAAGACCTTCGAACGTGCGAAGTGTTCGGAGAGTCGGAGGAAGATTATCCCGCGTTCACCCCCTCGCTTCAGGGAGGGGGGCCGGGGGGGGCTTCTGGGTTCGTGCCTCGGATGACCCGGATTCTCCAGAATTCGCTAACCGGACGGTTGCTCGCCCCGCAGCCGGGCTGGTACACTACCCACTCCTGCCCACCATCGACCTCCGGCCCGTTTCGGCCCTCCCGCCGAGGTTCGCTTCCATGCGGATTCGCTTTGCACTCGTTTGTCTGATCGTCCCCGCACTGTCGGTCGCCCGCGCCGAAGAACCGGCGAAGGTCAGTTACTACAAGGACCTCCGGCCGGTCTTCCAGCAGAACTGCAACGGCTGCCATCAGCCGGCCAAACCGCTCGGCGGCTACGTGACGACCGGCCACGCCGACCTGCTGAAAGCGGGCGAGCGCGGGAAGACCGGTGTCGTCGCGGGCAAGCCGTCCGAAAGCTACCTCATCGAGCAGATCAAGGTTCACAAAAACGGCAAAGCCGAGATGCCGAAGAACCGCGACCCGCTCAGCACCGCACAGATCAAACTGGTGACGGACTGGATCGCCCAGGGCGCGGCCGACGACACGCCGGCCAGCGCGAAGGCCGTCGCGGTGGACGCCGCGCACCCGCCAAAGTATCTCGCGCCGCCGGTCGTGACCGCGCTCAGCTACAGCCCGGACGGGAAGCGCCTCGCCGTGACCGGCTACCACGAGATCCTCCTCTACGACACCGAGACCTACGAACTCAAAGCGCGGCTGATCGGCATCTCGGAGCGGGTCCAGTCGCTCGCGTACTCGCCGGACGGGAAGAAGATCGCGGCCGTGGGGGGCGCGCCCGGCCGCTTCGGCGAGGTACAGGTCTGGACCGCGGAAACCGAAAAGCTCCTCGTCTCCGCGCCGGTCACGTTCGACACCCTCTACGGCGTGAGCTGGTCCCCCGATGGCAAGCACATTGCGTTCGGCTGTGCCGACAACACGGTGCGCGCGGTGGACGCCCTCACCGGCCGGCAGTTCCTCCAAATGGGCACGCACTCGGACTGGGTACTCGGCACCGTCTTCTCGCAGGACGGCCAGCACCTCGTCTCCGTGGGCCGCGACATGAGCATGAAGCTCACCGAGGTCGGCACCCAGCGGTTCGTGGACAACGTAACGAGCATCACCCCCGGCGCCCTGAAGGGCGGGCTGATCGCGGTCGACCGCCGACCGATGTTTCTCGTGACGAGTACGCTCCGGTTCTTCGGGGGCCAGATCACCTCCCGGAGCATGCGGATGCAGAAGGTGCCGGCCGACGCGCCGGGGGCGAAGCCGAACCTCTACGACGAGTTGGTCGTCGCCGGCTCCGACGGCGTACCGCGGCTCTACAAGATGCACCGCGAAGTGAAGCGCGAGATCGGCGACGACTCGAACAAGATCCGCGAGTACGAGAAGATGCCGGGGCGCATTTCGGCCGTCGCGTTCAACGCGGACGGCACCAAGTTCGCCGCGGTCAGCAGCCTCGACGGCAAGGGCGAGGTGCGGGTCTACGACACCAGCACCGGCGCCAAAGTGGTGTGCGAGGGCGTGACCGGACCGGCCTATGCGGTCGCGTGGCAGCCCGGAGGAAAGCAGATCGCCTCCGCCGGCTTCGACGGCGCGGTGTGGCTCCACGACCCGGCCACCGGCAAACTCGTGCGCCGCTTCACCGTGCTGCCGAAGGAATGACGGTACGTGAGCCCGGGCGCTGCCCTGGGCTGAGCAATCTCAGCCCTTCGGGCTGAACCAACCGGCACCCTAAAGGGGTGCGATTCCTCAGCCCAGCGCAACGCCTTGGGGCTGAATTGAGTCGCGAAATACAACTGCGAGACCTCACATATGAAACTCTCCCGACTCCTCACGCTGGCCGTTGGCTTCGTGGCGCTCGGCGCGCCGGCCTTCGCACAAGAGACGATCCCGGACGGGGCGAAGGTCACGAAACTCGACGTGCGGCCCGCGAAGGTCGAACTCAACGGGCCGTTCGCGTACACACAACTGCTCGTCACCGCTACGCTCGACACCGGCGAGACGATCGACGCGACCCGCCTCGCGCAGATCACGCCCCCCAAGGGGGCGACCGTTTCTGCCGCGGGTCAGGTGCGCCCCGTTACCGATGGCTCCGGTGAGATCGGCGTGGCGCTCGCGGGGGCGACGACGGCCGTGCCGCTGACGGTGCGGGGGGCGAGCAGCGAACCGCCGGTCAGCTTCGTGACCGATGTGCAGCCGGTTCTCGGCAAGCTCGGGTGCAACGCCGGCACCTGCCACGGGGCACAGGCCGGCAAGAACGGCTTCAAGCTCTCGCTCCGCGGGTACGACTCCATTTACGACTTCCGGGCGCTGACCGACGACCTCGAAGGCCGCCG from the Frigoriglobus tundricola genome contains:
- a CDS encoding serine/threonine protein kinase; its protein translation is MSSTSFDATRARVPEDTPLFPPRVPPVFASGGPVPGLSSWLLERKLGGGGFGEVWLAKHAWDPELRPRAVKFCTDPAARHRLVTHEKNVVLRVMKYAGKHPNIIPLLDCNLEGDAPWLMYEFVEGGTLAGAVGQWRKLPPHKRIDLAVPALHAIAGALGAVHRFDPPLVHRDMKPHNILMAGSVPRITDFGIGGLALRPAEGTVPESATEGAARLPDELRTAGTRIYAPPEQLFGNAPSPRDDVYALGIIAYQLFTGDLTTAPGPDTDYELRRLRVPGELVTLVMMSAAINPDRRPADAGVWADVLEAFLRKTHRDTDPTTSRVPTVTVPALAEPVSSRSEPLPARTEPAPAETVPHHPSPPRIKAHWGVWDGSQSVRRKNTQTSAAWVLIASLLIVIGLFATFLVLMSRPAG
- a CDS encoding DUF4282 domain-containing protein, which produces MPTVPCPGCAQPVAIPDPPTASAYSCPHCRTRVPSAPTPPKPKPKPKPAAFEFDTDDEVDEPDVPRSHRRRRPQGNLIGDFLTFRLMVTPVVIQIVFWIGVLACLGFGISLIAAGLNTNDELRKKISVYVIAFGVLVMIAGPVVVRIYCELLIIFFKIHDELKVANDRQRYRS
- a CDS encoding VOC family protein produces the protein MARPNFIELPTRDLASSQVFFEQVFGMKMTGFGPTYACTLTGDVDIGLQADQAEVTLAPLPVIDVNDLEATLAAVTAAGAPVTKAIFSFPGGRRFHFRDPSGNELAAMQADPA
- a CDS encoding nucleotide sugar dehydrogenase gives rise to the protein MSATLAALLARVQNKTATVGIIGLGYVGLPLARAFATAGFRVLGFDIDTAKVEKLNAGKSFIKQIPDETVAGMRAAGFEATDRFARLNEPDAILICVPTPLTEAREPDLTYVVNSANAIAGRLRRGQLVILESTTYPSTTRGVMLPVLERTGLSAGTDFFVAFSPEREDPGNPTHSVSHIPKVVGGLDAGSGDVACALYSAIVPKVVRVSTPEVAEACKILENTYRAINIALVNEMKVLYDRMGIDVWEVIDAAKTKPFGFQAFYPGPGLGGHCIPLDPFYLSWIAKHYGMTTRFIELAGEVNTAMPMYVITKVGDALNDAGKAVRGSRVAVLGMAYKKDVDDPRESPSFELMDHLLKKGATVSYNDPHIPSLPRMRHWPHLEPMQSQPLTPEYLAAQDCVLIATDHTAYDYAFIVKHSRLVIDTRNATKAVTVGREKIVRA
- a CDS encoding PQQ-binding-like beta-propeller repeat protein, with the protein product MNPARTLVVALLLGSSAAAAEPAVWPQWRGPTRDGAVTGSAWPETLEGDALKPIWRIEKLGPSYSGPIVTRDRVFTTQTVDKKTEVVSAHDRKTGKELWKTSWDGSITVPFFAAKNGSWIRSTPAFDGKVLFVAGIKDLLVALDGDTGKELWRLDFVQEFGTPPPDFGFVCSPLVDDTGVYVQAGGSFVKVDKKTGKVLWRALKDGGGTMGSAFSSPVLARIAGTDQVVVQTRTKLAGVDRGTGKELWTKEIPSFRGMNILTPVPVGDDGIFTSTYGGNTRLLRVTSEGGKYDTRDAWGLKYEGNMTTPVVVADHAYVLGKDKRLVCVNLKTGKEAWGTDERFGDYWSMVANGDKILALDSRGLLYLLKADAKEFDLIGKRKVSDSETWAHLAVCGDEIFIRDLNGLTAWRWSGK
- a CDS encoding WD40 domain-containing protein, which encodes MRIRFALVCLIVPALSVARAEEPAKVSYYKDLRPVFQQNCNGCHQPAKPLGGYVTTGHADLLKAGERGKTGVVAGKPSESYLIEQIKVHKNGKAEMPKNRDPLSTAQIKLVTDWIAQGAADDTPASAKAVAVDAAHPPKYLAPPVVTALSYSPDGKRLAVTGYHEILLYDTETYELKARLIGISERVQSLAYSPDGKKIAAVGGAPGRFGEVQVWTAETEKLLVSAPVTFDTLYGVSWSPDGKHIAFGCADNTVRAVDALTGRQFLQMGTHSDWVLGTVFSQDGQHLVSVGRDMSMKLTEVGTQRFVDNVTSITPGALKGGLIAVDRRPMFLVTSTLRFFGGQITSRSMRMQKVPADAPGAKPNLYDELVVAGSDGVPRLYKMHREVKREIGDDSNKIREYEKMPGRISAVAFNADGTKFAAVSSLDGKGEVRVYDTSTGAKVVCEGVTGPAYAVAWQPGGKQIASAGFDGAVWLHDPATGKLVRRFTVLPKE